One region of Camelina sativa cultivar DH55 chromosome 6, Cs, whole genome shotgun sequence genomic DNA includes:
- the LOC104792651 gene encoding solute carrier family 40 member 1-like → MENETELRVVRQEEQQREGEEEEEAQPQNQPALRRRFVIYLYVGYFLARCSARTWEFSVALYMIHLWPNSLRLAAIYGAIESGSTAIFGPIVGQWVEGMDYVKVLRLWLLFQNLSYTIAGGAVIKLLLVSDLKSQNLPVFAILVVLTNIAGAVGVLSTLAGTILIERDWAVVMSESHPPAVLTRMNSIRGIDLSSKLLSPVITGLIISFVSLKASAITFAAWATITAWVEYWLFISVYSGVPAIARSNERRILRSRKKPVEATDAPVSVYTVPETNEGSQGTPPSRTGILKILDRVSKSSFFCAWRIYFNQEVVLPGVSLALLFFTVLSFGTLMTATLQWEGIPTYIIGIGRGISATVGLAATFVYPLMQSRLSTLRTGLWSFWSQWSCLLVCVGSIWVKKDKLASYMLMAGVAASRLGLWMFDLAVIQQMQDLISESDRCVVGGVQNSLQSALDLMAYLLGIIVSNPKDFWILTLISFSTVTLAGMLYTVHLYRIRNHIFHFEKIPLLNKCLFKLLPSRGNM, encoded by the exons ATGGAGAATGAGACAGAATTGAGAGTTGTCCGACAGGAAGAACAACAacgtgaaggagaagaagaggaagaagcacaGCCACAAAACCAACCAGCGTTACGACGCCGTTTTGTGATTTATCTCTATGTTGGATATTTTCTTGCCAGATGTAGTGCTAG AACATGGGAATTCTCTGTTGCTTTGTATATGATCCACTTGTGGCCAAACTCTCTGCGTCTAGCAGCGATTTATGGCGCCATTGAATCTGGTTCTACTGCAATCTTTGGCCCCATTGTGGGGCAATGGGTCGAAGGAATGGACTACGTTAAAGTTCTAAGACTCTGGCTCCTCTTCCAGAACCTCTCCTACACCATTGCTGGTGGAGCAGTCATCAAGCTGTTGCTAGTTTCTGATCTCAAGTCTCAGAATCTCCCGGTGTTTGCAATCTTGGTTGTGTTAACGAACATTGCTGGCGCCGTTGGAGTGCTTTCGACTCTTGCTGGCACTATATTGATCGAACGAGACTG GGCTGTGGTTATGTCAGAAAGTCATCCACCAGCTGTATTGACAAGAATGAACTCCATTAGAGGCATTGATTTGAGTTCCAAGCTACTGTCTCCAGTCATTACCGGTTTGATCATCAGTTTTGTCTCTCTTAAGGCGTCAGCTATCACTTTTGCAGCTTGGGCTACTATAACCGCTTGGGTTGAATATTGGCTCTTCATTTCTGTGTATAGTGGTGTTCCTGCGATAGCACGAAGTAATGAGAGACGGATCTTGCGTTCCCGGAAAAAGCCAGTAGAAGCAACAGATGCACCTGTTTCTGTTTATACTGTTCCGGAAACAAATGAGGGCTCTCAAGGAACCCCACCAAGTAGAACCGGAATCTTGAAGATTCTTGATAGAGTATCCAAGTCCTCTTTCTTTTGTGCGTGGAGAATATATTTCAATCAAGAAGTTGTACTCCCCGGGGTTTCTCTAGCTCTTTTGTTCTTCACCGTCCTCAG CTTTGGAACATTGATGACGGCTACATTGCAGTGGGAAGGTATACCTACATATATCATCGGTATAGGCAGGGGAATAAGTGCAACGGTTGGACTAGCGGCTACATTCGTGTATCCTCTAATGCAATCCCGTCTCTCAACGTTGAGAACCGGCCTCTGGTCCTTCTGGTCTCAG TGGAGCTGCCTTTTGGTCTGCGTTGGCTCAATTTGGGTAAAAAAGGATAAATTAGCATCTTACATGCTAATGGCTGGAGTTGCTGCTTCAAGGCTTGGCTTATGGATGTTTGATCTTGCCGTCATCCAACAAATGCAG GATCTCATTTCAGAATCCGATCGTTGTGTTGTTGGAGGTGTTCAGAACTCATTGCAATCGGCTCTTGACTTGATGGCATATCTATTGGGTATCATTGTATCAAATCCAAAG GATTTCTGGATATTGACGTTGATCTCATTCTCCACGGTTACGTTAGCAGGAATGCTCTATACGGTTCATCTCTACCGCATTAGAAACCACATTTTTCACTTTGAGAAGATACCTTTGTTGAACAAATGTTTATTTAAGCTACTCCCTTCTCGCGGGAACATGTGA
- the LOC104792649 gene encoding uncharacterized protein LOC104792649 — MQEAESSRRSSKSLTDRVKTNCLSMVVTCQEGFSYVKAFFVGQTKKLTAKNEKEATEAYLTETKMQVDATDEAENAKKRLHQSS; from the exons ATGCAAGAAGCCGAGTCATCACGACGGTCGTCGAAGTCCCTTACGGATCGGGTGAAGACGAACTGTTTATCCATGGTAGTCACGTGCCAAGAAGGATTTAGCTATGTCAAGGCCTTTTTTGTTGGCCAG acgaagaagctgaCGGCGAAGAACGAGAAGGAAGCTACGGAGGCTTATCTAACGGAGACAAAGATGCAAGTTGACGCAACCGATGAAGCAGAGAATGCCAAGAAGAGActtcatcaatcttcttaa
- the LOC104792652 gene encoding probable WRKY transcription factor 33: MAASSLLTMDNSRTRQNMNGSASWSQQNGRTSLEDLEIPKFRSFAPSSISISPSLVSPSTCFSPSVFLDSPAFVSSSANVLASPTTGALITNESNHIVINEGDKKNNSSNSNNINFFDFSFQTQSSGVTAPKTTTTTTTNSSIFQSQEQQRKNQSDQWSQTETRQNNQAVSYNGREQRKGEDGYNWRKYGQKQVKGSENPRSYYKCTFQNCPTKKKVERSLEGQITEIVYKGSHNHPKPQSTRRSSSSSSTFHSAVYNASLDHHRQPSSDQPNSNNNSFHHSDSFPMQQEDNTTSDSVGDDEFEQGSSIVSRDEEDCGSEPEAKRWKGENEINGGNGGVSKTVREPRIVVQTTSDIDILDDGYRWRKYGQKVVKGNPNPRSYYKCTTVGCPVRKHVERASHDTRAVITTYEGKHNHDVPAARGSGYATNRPSQDASSVPIRPAAIAGHSNYTTSQAPYTLQMLHNNNNNTNAGPFGYAMNNNNNNNNLQQNFVGDGFSRAKEEPNEESSFFDSFMP, from the exons ATggctgcttcttctcttcttacaaTGGACAATAGCAGAACCAGACAGAACATGAATGGTTCTGCTAGTTGGTCACAACAAAACGGAAGAACATCTTTGGAAGATCTTGAGATCCCAAAGTTCAGATCTTTTGCTCCTTCTTCCATCTCAATATCTCCTTCTCTTGTCTCTCCTTCAACTTGTTTCAGTCCCTCTGTTTTCCTCGATTCCCCTGCTTTTGTCTCCTCCTCTGCTAAC GTTCTTGCTTCTCCAACCACAGGAGCTTTGATCACAAACGAAAGTAACCACATAGTTATAAACGAGGGAGATAAGAAGAacaacagcagcaacagcaacaacattAACTTTTTCGATTTCTCATTCCAGACACAATCATCAGGAGTTACTGCTccgaagacaacaacaacaacaacaacgaacaGTTCTATCTTTCAATCTCAG GAACAACAGAGGAAGAACCAGTCAGATCAATGGAGTCAAACAGAGACTCGTCAAAACAATCAAGCTGTGTCTTACAATGGAAGAGAGCAAAGGAAAGGAGAAGATGGTTACAACTGGAGAAAGTACGGACAGAAACAGGTTAAAGGAAGTGAGAATCCTCGGAGTTACTACAAGTGTACTTTCCAAAACTGTCCAACGAAGAAAAAAGTGGAGAGATCTTTGGAAGGTCAGATTACAGAGATTGTCTATAAAGGAAGCCATAACCATCCTAAACCTCAGTCCACTAGGagatcttcttcgtcttcttccacTTTTCATTCAGCTGTGTACAATGCCAGTTTAGATCATCACCGTCAACCTTCTTCTGATCAACCTAATTCCAATAATAATAGCTTCCATCACTCTGATTCCTTTCCTATGCAACAAGAGGATAACACCACTTCTGATTCTGTgggtgatgatgagtttgaacAAGGCTCATCTATTGTCAgcagagatgaagaagattgtGGAAGTGAACCTGAAGCAAAGAGATG gaaaggagaaaatgaaataaatggTGGGAATGGTGGTGTAAGCAAGACTGTGAGAGAGCCGAGAATTGTAGTGCAAACAACAAGTGATATCGACATTCTTGACGATGGTTACAGATGGAGAAAGTACGGTCAGAAGGTTGTTAAAGGAAACCCAAATCCAAg AAGCTACTACAAGTGCACAACCGTCGGTTGTCCAGTGAGGAAACATGTTGAGAGAGCATCACATGATACAAGAGCGGTAATCACAACCTACGAAGGGAAACATAACCATGATGTACCTGCAGCTCGTGGTAGCGGTTACGCCACAAACAGACCATCACAAGATGCTTCTTCAGTCCCAATTAGACCAGCTGCTATTGCTGGTCACTCCAACTACACTACTTCTCAAGCACCATATACACTTCAGATgctgcacaacaacaacaacaacactaatGCTGGACCTTTCGGTTACGctatgaacaacaacaacaacaacaacaaccttcaacaaaactttgttGGTGATGGGTTCTCTAGAGCAAAGGAAGAACCAAACGAGGAGTCCTCGTTTTTCGATTCGTTTATGccctga
- the LOC104792653 gene encoding CASP-like protein 4B1, which produces MTNPDNQKPVEATDVEAAEKTTPASGTSTFSTITQRWKREDLIKKASPIMRGFCLLFSLLAFIITVSNKHGYGRNFDEYEEYRYVLAISIISTLYTVWQTFSHFSKKEFFDRRTSLLVDFSCDQIVAYLLISAASSAIPLTNRFREGQDNIFSDSAAAAISMAIFAFISLALSAIFSGYKLSTHSFI; this is translated from the exons ATGACGAATCCGGATAATCAGAAACCTGTTGAAGCCACCGACGTGGAAGCGGCGGAGAAGACGACGCCGGCGTCTGGAACGTCGACGTTTTCGACGATCACTCAGAGATGGAAAAGAGAGGATTTGATCAAGAAAGCATCTCCGATCATGAGAGGATTTTGccttttgttctctcttctcgCTTTCATAATTACGGTCTCTAACAAACATGGCTACGGTCGAAACTTCGATGAGTACGAAGAGTACAG ATATGTATTGGCGATCTCGATCATTTCAACATTATACACTGTGTGGCAAACTTTTTCACATTTCTCAAAGAAGGAATTTTTCGATCGCCGGACTTCTTTGTTGGTGGATTTCTCCTGCGACCAG ATTGTAGCGTATTTGCTCATATCAGCTGCGTCGTCTGCAATCCCATTGACCAACAGATTCAGAGAAGGACAAGATAACATTTTTTCTGATTCTGCTGCTGCAGCTATCAGCATGGCTATCTTTGCATTCATCTCTTTAGCTCTCTCTGCTATCTTCTCCGGTTACAAACTCTCCACTCATTCTTTTATCTGA
- the LOC104792654 gene encoding uncharacterized protein LOC104792654 → MCILCVIQKWSRRVATMLPWLVLPLIGLWALSQLLPPAFRFEITSPRLACVFVLLVTLFWYEVLMPQLSTWRVRRNARLRERKRLEAMELHKLKKTATRRCRNCSTPYRDQNPGGGRFMCSYCGHISKRPVLDMPVPPRLGLSGSGILKDLVGRGGKMLNGKGWNENGWMHGQEWPDNSTWTSESAHWRNNSGSTFGEDENCLVEKSYPSGVVFACRLLTSFFMSIRWLWRKIFSFTSSVDDSSTDADQRRLLARQGENGNSFHESRVEKARRKAEEKRQARLEKEHLEEEERKQREEVARLVEERRKLRDEKTEAEKCSKASSASKEKDTKREAEKKRQERKKERDKASSKSNSDAEELDKRIGKDSDHKRELEKNDHFRSPNMEKRHGHGVDNNATSNSNMTGAGGRYFDRVKGTFFSSSKAFTDNRFFGRGVNMSAPTAKENKPTIGSADHSHAPAQIRHINPPEFVAGKSGSNGGERNTNRHVISEPQPSGEPKKSWQQLFARTPSVPASSNVSVISRPSTKPKDVQSSQVPNQDHSIRTFDNPISFGLPSPFTIPTTYSSGSTISSLGFSSSRDNCHPQPGENARTFMPEEERFEDPCYVPDPISLLGPVSESLDLRAEFKTGVGLEKSHLLKNAPFCEVNKPSPIESPLSRLRVADEKQVNDGSWQMWKTTFGQDLLLPSENSRSNEENAVHHVPHNRTSSLFAKDDPIHSAYSHRKDYFENDQRSGAFSPIAGPSNHDPWSQKMFLPASSGTESLLSHSRPEEASPNNVAYMSPTGMAPDNPFELPSPNHWLKKVKKTGDGTGRQFVEGQFLNQDVQSFW, encoded by the exons ATGTGTATATTGTGTGTGATTCAAAAGTGGTCTCGCCGGGTTGCAACGATGCTGCCTTGGTTGGTCTTACCTTTGATTGGACTATGGGCTCTCTCTCAGCTTCTTCCACCTGCTTTTCGTTTCGAAATCACTTCTCCAAGGCTAGCTTGTGTATTTGTCCTTTTGGTTACTTTGTTCTGGTACGAGGTTTTGATGCCTCAGTTGTCTACTTGGCGGGTCCGCAGAAATGCACGTCttagggagagaaagagattggaAGCTATGGAACTGCATAAGCTTAAGAAAACTGCTACACGTCGCTGTCGTAACTGCTCAACGCCTTACCGTGACCAAAACCCTGGTGGTGGGCGATTTATGTGTTCTTATTGTGGGCATATTTCAAAGAGACCTGTCTTAGACATGCCTGTGCCTCCAAGGTTAGGACTTTCTGGTTCTGGAATTTTGAAGGATCTTGTAGGAAGAGGTGGTAAGATGTTGAATGGAAAGGGATGGAACGAGAATGGTTGGATGCACGGGCAAGAATGGCCAGATAACAGCACATGGACTAGCGAGTCTGCCCATTGGCGGAATAATAGTGGTAGTACATTTGGTGAAGATGAGAATTGTTTGGTGGAAAAATCATATCCTAGTGGCGTTGTTTTTGCTTGCCGACTGCTTACTTCTTTTTTCATGAGCATTAGGTGGCTTTGGAGAAAGATTTTTAGCTTTACCTCTTCAGTTGATGATTCGTCAACTGATGCTGACCAGAGACGATTGCTGGCTAGGCAGGGTGAGAATGGGAACAGCTTTCATGAGAGTAGGGTTGAGAAAGCACGCAGAAAGGCTGAGGAGAAAAGACAAGCTAGGCTAGAAAAGGAGCatttggaggaagaagagagaaaacaacgAGAGGAAGTCGCTAGACTAGTGGAGGAACGGAGAAAGTTAAGAGATGAGAAGACTGAAGCCGAGAAATGTAGCAAAGCATCATCTGCTTCCAAGGAAAAAGATACCAAAAGGGAGGCTGAGAAAAAGCGTcaggagagaaagaaagaaagagataaggCTTCTAGTAAGAGCAATTCCGATGCCGAAGAACTTGATAAGAGAATAGGAAAAGATTCTGACCATAAGCGTGAGCTTGAGAAAAATGATCATTTCAGGAGCCCGAACATGGAAAAGAGACATGGGCATGGTGTAGATAATAATGCTACTAGTAACAGTAACATGACAGGTGCTGGCGGTAGGTACTTTGATCGTGTGAAGGGTACGTTCTTCTCGTCTTCTAAGGCTTTTACGGATAACCGGTTCTTTGGAAGAGGTGTCAACATGTCAGCTCCAACTGCAAAAGAGAATAAGCCAACCATTGGCTCTGCAGACCATTCTCATGCACCTGCTCAGATTAGGCATATTAATCCTCCTGAATTTGTTGCTGGAAAATCTGGTTCAAATGGAGGGGAAAGGAATACTAATCGTCAT GTTATTTCTGAGCCGCAACCAAGTGGAGAACCTAAAAAATCATGGCAGCAACTATTTGCCCGTACGCCATCTGTGCCTGCTTCCTCCAATGTTAGTGTTATAAGTCGACCTAGTACGAAGCCCAAAGATGTTCAGAGTTCACAGGTTCCTAATCAAGATCATTCTATACGAACCTTTGATAATCCAATCAGTTTTGGGCTCCCATCACCATTCACCATACCTACTACATACTCCAGCGGATCGACTATCAGTAGCTTAGGTTTCTCATCTTCAAGAGATAATTGTCACCCTCAGCCTGGGGAAAATGCTCGTACTTTTATGCCTGAAGAAGAGCGTTTTGAAGATCCGTGTTATGTTCCGGATCCAATATCTCTTCTGGGACCTGTTTCAGAATCACTTGATCTAAGGGCCGAGTTTAAAACTGGTGTAGGACTAGAGAAATCCCACTTGTTGAAGAATGCACCTTTTTGTGAGGTCAATAAGCCATCTCCGATTGAATCTCCCTTGTCAAGATTACGAGTTGCAGATGAAAAACAAGTTAACGATGGAAGTTGGCAAATGTGGAAGACCACCTTTGGCCAAGACCTCCTTCTACCTTCAGAGAATAGTAGATCTAATGAGGAAAATGCTGTGCATCATGTGCCTCATAATAGGACATCATCGTTATTTGCAAAAGATGACCCTATTCACAGTGCGTATTCACACAGGAAGGACTACTTTGAAAATGATCAGAGAAGTGGCGCGTTCAGTCCCATTGCTGGTCCAAGCAACCATGATCCCTGGTCACAGAAAATGTTCCTCCCAGCATCATCTGGCACAGAGAGTCTTTTGTCACATAGTCGACCAGAAGAAGCCAGCCCGAATAATGTTGCATATATGAGTCCAACTGGGATGGCTCCAGACAACCCATTTGAACTCCCTTCTCCGAATCACTGGCTCAA GAAAGTGAAGAAGACTGGTGATGGGACTGGGAGGCAATTTGTGGAGGGTCAATTCCTAAACCAAGATGTACAGTCGTTTTGGTAG
- the LOC104792655 gene encoding CBL-interacting serine/threonine-protein kinase 22: protein MAEDSSSSDSIIVNVVGDDNKSALFGKYDLGKLLGSGAFAKVYQAEDLQNGGESVAIKVVQKKRLKEGLTAHVKREISVMRRLRHPHIVLLSEVLATKTKIYFVMELAKGGELFSRVTSNRFTESLSRKYFRQLISAVRYCHARGVFHRDLKPENLLLDENRDLKVSDFGLSAMKEQIHPDGMLHTLCGTPAYVAPELLLKKGYDGSKSDIWSCGVVLFLLNAGYLPFRDPNIMGLYRKIHKAQYKLPDWTSSDLRRLLRRLLEPNPELRITVEEILKDPWFNHGVDPSEIIGIQADDYDLEENGKILNAFDLISSASSSNLSGLFGNFVTPDHCDQFVSDENTAEIMVKVEEVAKQLNLRIAKKKERAIKLEGPHGVANVVVKVRRLTNELVMVEMKNKQRDVGLVWADALRQKLRRVINQPVYRNP, encoded by the coding sequence atgGCCGAAGACTCAAGCTCCTCCGATTCAATCATCGTTAACGTCGTCGGAGATGATAACAAGTCGGCCTTGTTCGGAAAATACGATCTCGGTAAACTCCTCGGCAGCGGCGCGTTTGCCAAAGTCTACCAAGCCGAGGATCTCCAAAACGGCGGAGAAAGCGTCGCGATCAAAGTCGTCCAAAAAAAGCGTTTGAAAGAAGGACTAACGGCGCACGTTAAGAGAGAAATCTCCGTCATGCGCCGTCTCCGTCATCCTCATATCGTGCTCCTCTCCGAAGTCCTCGCCACCAAGACGAAGATCTATTTCGTAATGGAGCTAGCCAAAGGAGGCGAGCTTTTCTCCAGAGTCACCAGCAACCGTTTCACTGAGAGTCTTAGCCGGAAATATTTCCGTCAGCTTATCTCCGCCGTGAGGTATTGCCACGCGAGAGGTGTTTTCCACCGTGATTTAAAACCGGAGAATCTCCTCCTCGACGAGAATCGAGATCTCAAGGTTTCCGACTTCGGTCTCAGTGCGATGAAGGAGCAGATCCATCCCGACGGTATGCTCCACACGCTCTGTGGTACTCCTGCTTACGTGGCGCCGGAGCTTCTTTTGAAGAAAGGCTACGACGGTTCCAAATCTGATATCTGGTCGTGCGGCGTCGTTTTGTTCCTCCTCAACGCCGGCTACTTGCCGTTTCGCGATCCCAACATCATGGGACTGTACCGGAAAATTCACAAAGCTCAGTACAAATTACCGGATTGGACTTCTTCGGATCTACGGCGGTTGCTCCGCCGTCTCTTGGAACCGAATCCGGAACTGAGGATCACCGTCGAGGAGATTTTAAAGGATCCGTGGTTCAATCACGGAGTAGATCCGAGCGAAATCATCGGAATCCAAGCCGACGATTACGATCTAGAGGAGAACGGGAAAATCTTAAACGCTTTCGATTTGATTTCTTCGGCATCGTCATCGAACCTCTCCGGGTTGTTCGGGAATTTCGTGACGCCGGATCATTGTGACCAGTTCGTCTCCGACGAGAACACGGCGGAGATTATGGTGAAGGTCGAGGAAGTTGCGAAGCAGTTGAATCTGAGAATcgcgaagaagaaggagagggcGATAAAGCTTGAAGGGCCACATGGAGTAGCCAATGTCGTCGTTAAAGTTCGCCGGCTAACTAATGAACTAGTCATGGTGGAGATGAAGAACAAGCAAAGAGACGTGGGCCTTGTTTGGGCCGATGCTCTTAGGCAAAAGCTACGTCGTGTGATTAACCAACCGGTTTATAGAAATCCCTGA
- the LOC104792656 gene encoding uncharacterized protein LOC104792656, producing the protein MALMRTRSQLNVSSLTPPPPPPSPIPRARGSRCAASEILTEIIERSVQVPELTLPESHSGGESCGSRHLIPAEIDFRLLASRREGSVDRLVRSAREFGAFRVSYHGISGEELRSLVRESGRVFGVLEGRETGFRRSVVGNRDEIVWVRSWKERMEWAREYIGPERYRCFSEEMENVADKLEGIARKLGQIMVENSRRQSDKRIQRGESVLSVYRYNHENVTEQSPPLPKEKTEDMLHYTLSLHLPAKNCEFRVNSGKGPLSFHADPDTILVTFGRQLEEWSLGEFKCRQGEIIYHPDVYGSPTSFSVELKCMSLFLSHASIATSKTFSLTHQIVTALLLLFIFQSFWIYGSHI; encoded by the exons ATGGCTCTGATGCGAACCAGGAGCCAATTGAACGTATCTTCTTTgactccaccaccaccacctccgtcTCCGATCCCTAGAGCCAGAGGTTCTCGTTGCGCTGCCAGCGAGATTCTCACCGAGATCATTGAGAGATCCGTTCAGGTTCCTGAGCTCACGCTTCCCGAATCTCATTCTGGAGGTGAATCTTGCGGTTCACGTCATCTGATCCCCGCGGAGATTGATTTTAGGTTATTGGCGTCGAGGAGAGAAGGCTCGGTTGATCGGTTGGTGCGATCCGCGAGAGAGTTCGGAGCGTTTCGTGTGAGCTACCATGGGATATCAGGGGAGGAGCTTAGGTCTCTTGTCAGGGAATCGGGTCGGGTATTCGGAGTTTTGGAAGGAAGAGAAACCGGGTTTCGCCGGAGTGTTGTCGGAAACAGGGACGAGATCGTTTGGGTACGGTCGTGGAAAGAGCGAATGGAATGGGCCCGCGAGTATATCGGACCTGAAAGGTACCGCTGCTTCAG CGAAGAAATGGAGAATGTAGCTGATAAACTTGAAGGGATAGCGAGGAAACTAGGGCAGATAATGGTAGAAAACTCAAGAAGACAAAGTGATAAGAGGATACAAAGAGGAGAATCTGTGCTCAGCGTTTATAGATACAATCATGAAAACGTAACTGAGCAAAGCCCTCCTCTGCCCAAAGAGAAGACCGAAGATATGCTTCATTACACACTTAGCCTTCACCTTCCGGCTAAGAACTGTGAGTTCCGTGTCAATTCAGGGAAAGGCCCGCTTTCTTTCCACGCCGATCCCGACACTATCCTTGTCACTTTTGGTCGTCAGCTTGAG GAGTGGAGTTTAGGAGAATTCAAATGTCGTCAAGGAGAAATCATCTATCATCCAGATGTGTATGGCTCCCCCACTTCCTTCTCCGTAGAGCTCAAGTGCATGTCTCTTTTCTTATCACACGCTTCTATTGCAACGTCCAAAACCTTCTCTTTAACCCATCAGATTGTCACTGCGTTACTTCTACTTTTTATCTTCCAATCCTTTTGGATTTATGGGTCACATATATGA